CCGGACTGCCCGCCCATGTTCAGGCCCGCGATCGACCGGTCAAACCGCATGCCCTCGAAACATACGACCAGATCAAGGATTGTTCCGATGACAACAACTGAACCTGAAGCCCTGCGGGCCCGCGCCGAGGCACTGCACCTGCATGGCCTGATCGCACATTGGCCCGAGGTTGCAACCCAAACCTGGTTACCCCCGCTGCTTGCCTGGGAGGAACAAGAGCGATCCTGCCGCAGCCTGGAGCGCCGGCTGAAGACCGCCCACATCGGCCGCTTCAAGCCGCTTTGCGACTTCGACTGGTCCTGGCCAAAGCGATGCGATCGCGCCGCCATCGATGCCCTCATGGCGCTCGACTTCCTCACCGACGCCTCCAACATCGTCTTCGTCGGCCCAAATGGCATCGGCAAGTCGACGTTGGCCCAGAATATTGCACACCAAACGTTGATCGCGGGGCATACCGTGCTGTTCACCAGCGCCGGCCAGATGCTCGGCGACCTCGCCGCACTCGATAGTGATTCCGCTCTGCGCCGTCGGCTCCGCCACTACGCCCGCCCTCAACTCTTGGTCATCGATGAGGTCGGCTACCTGGCCTACTCCAACCGTCATGCCGATCTCATGTTCGAGCTGATCTCACGGCGGTATCAGAACAAGAGTACCATCGTCACCACCAATCGACCGTTCGCTGAGTGGCGCGAGGTCTTCCCCAACGCGGCCTGCGTCGTGTCCCTGGTTGATCGCCTGATCCATAACGCCGAAATCATCGCGCTCGACGGCGAGTCCTACCGCCTCAAGGAAGCGCGCGAACGGGCGGATCAGCGCGCCGGCCAGCGCCGCGCCCGCAATGCAAAATCATGACAAAATCCCGAAAGGGCCGTGCAAAGAATCCGGCGCACTTGCAACCAATTATCCTCGAAATCCCGATCCACTGGACGCCAGATCAGGCCCTTGCGATCTTCGAGCTACTC
This sequence is a window from Acidiphilium acidophilum. Protein-coding genes within it:
- the istB gene encoding IS21-like element helper ATPase IstB; translated protein: MTTTEPEALRARAEALHLHGLIAHWPEVATQTWLPPLLAWEEQERSCRSLERRLKTAHIGRFKPLCDFDWSWPKRCDRAAIDALMALDFLTDASNIVFVGPNGIGKSTLAQNIAHQTLIAGHTVLFTSAGQMLGDLAALDSDSALRRRLRHYARPQLLVIDEVGYLAYSNRHADLMFELISRRYQNKSTIVTTNRPFAEWREVFPNAACVVSLVDRLIHNAEIIALDGESYRLKEARERADQRAGQRRARNAKS